A genomic region of Anaerolineales bacterium contains the following coding sequences:
- a CDS encoding cupin domain-containing protein produces the protein MRDVLCTKIAAALGVVMDYFFPPQDNENPGDAPQESVPSTALTASQLREALLTKDPATDVEHFPSTHKAPIVPARARPTLELNSGITWARLTAIAEPDTEFLEIQYAPGAESGKNMSSHSGREFGLVLQGELMVELGFETYTLQTGDSIIFDSTTPPPPHQQWRYTDARAVGGAHPATILDMPSKAC, from the coding sequence ATGCGGGACGTTCTCTGTACAAAAATCGCCGCCGCGCTGGGGGTTGTCATGGATTATTTCTTCCCGCCGCAAGACAACGAGAACCCAGGCGATGCCCCGCAAGAGAGCGTGCCCAGCACGGCGCTGACCGCCAGCCAGCTGCGTGAAGCGCTGCTGACCAAGGACCCGGCGACGGATGTGGAGCACTTCCCCAGCACGCACAAGGCCCCCATCGTGCCGGCACGCGCCCGCCCCACCCTGGAACTCAACAGCGGTATCACCTGGGCGCGGCTAACTGCGATTGCCGAGCCCGACACTGAATTTCTCGAGATCCAGTATGCCCCCGGCGCCGAATCCGGCAAGAACATGTCCAGCCACAGCGGGCGCGAATTCGGCCTGGTGCTGCAGGGCGAGCTAATGGTCGAACTGGGCTTCGAGACCTATACGCTGCAAACTGGCGACAGCATTATTTTTGACTCCACTACCCCCCCACCGCCTCACCAACAATGGCGATACACCGATGCGCGCGCTGTGGGTGGTGCTCACCCCGCAACAATCCTAGACATGCCCAGCAAGGCATGTTAA
- a CDS encoding YfhO family protein has product MRARLRLSPQILVWLAPFVLLAPVWLRGQALYWGTPQTQFVPWWWQAWQTLRQGELPLWNPLLGMGAPLLANYQSGLMYPPHWLYFVLAALGGLPLLAWGQAVLVAAHLALAGLGMQRLLRALGVQQSGQVVAALAFSLSGYLVSRAHFLSINASLAWLPWILLAVYRLAQQPERRSVLRLTGLLGLQWLAGHAQMAWYSLWLAAACLLLWAWPQAGRWRRLGSFVLAGLLALALSAVQWLPTAEYLLHSSRASQVDPTTALTYSLWPWRLLTLLAPNLFGNPALGNFSGYGNYWEDALFIGLGPLFLALLALRRAKPRAQAWFWGAVVVVSLCLALGAHTPLFPWLFAHVPSFDMFQAPTRFSVWAVFALSLLAGLGVQAWRPPQGRSLYWSRLAVAGALAVILGGLAAEALRRAGQFSFPASYSQAMVWLGVSLLLLSVLQLRAAQLPEPRRSWLLALIVAGELLAAGWGLNPAAPLAVYRAMPLPAAVGAQLQPGRLYLPAEDERRLKFEQLFRFDTFSSAAPEAVRASLLPNTGLLAPIASANNFDPLLPAGYVEWIAALEAAAPSTQAGMLALMNVSMRQHVDADGAVGFEPVPALPRVQAYRCPLPSALAAPVVLPAPACSLEAKLALVHSSANRVTVHSLASEPGWLLLADTYYPGWVALLDGAPADISPAYGVFRAVELPAGEHQLEFVYRPLSFYLGLASSSLAGLLCLVLWRRTPR; this is encoded by the coding sequence ATGCGTGCCCGCCTTCGCCTAAGCCCACAAATTCTTGTGTGGCTGGCGCCCTTCGTCTTGCTGGCGCCAGTGTGGCTGCGCGGCCAGGCCTTGTATTGGGGCACGCCACAGACACAATTTGTGCCCTGGTGGTGGCAAGCCTGGCAAACATTGCGCCAGGGCGAGCTGCCGCTGTGGAATCCGTTGCTGGGCATGGGTGCGCCACTGCTGGCCAACTATCAATCCGGCTTGATGTACCCGCCGCATTGGCTGTATTTTGTGCTGGCGGCGCTGGGCGGCCTGCCACTGCTGGCCTGGGGGCAGGCCGTGCTAGTGGCGGCGCACCTGGCGCTGGCCGGGTTGGGCATGCAGCGCTTGCTGCGCGCCCTGGGGGTGCAGCAGAGCGGGCAGGTGGTAGCGGCTTTGGCGTTTTCGCTCTCGGGCTATTTGGTGAGCCGCGCCCATTTTCTGAGCATCAATGCCAGCCTGGCCTGGCTGCCCTGGATCCTGCTGGCGGTCTACCGGCTGGCACAGCAGCCCGAGCGGCGCAGTGTGTTGCGCCTGACGGGGCTGCTGGGCTTGCAATGGCTGGCTGGCCACGCGCAGATGGCCTGGTATAGCCTGTGGCTGGCGGCGGCCTGCCTGCTGCTGTGGGCCTGGCCGCAGGCCGGGCGTTGGCGGCGCCTGGGCAGCTTTGTGCTGGCGGGGCTGCTGGCCTTGGCGCTGAGCGCAGTGCAGTGGCTGCCCACGGCGGAGTACTTGTTGCACTCTTCACGCGCCAGCCAGGTTGACCCGACCACTGCGCTGACCTATTCACTGTGGCCCTGGCGCCTGCTGACCCTGTTGGCGCCCAATCTGTTTGGCAACCCAGCACTGGGCAATTTCTCCGGCTACGGAAATTATTGGGAAGATGCACTATTCATCGGCCTAGGGCCGCTATTCCTGGCGCTGCTAGCCTTGCGTCGCGCCAAGCCGCGGGCGCAGGCCTGGTTCTGGGGTGCGGTCGTGGTGGTGTCGCTATGCTTGGCGCTAGGGGCGCACACACCACTATTCCCGTGGCTTTTCGCGCACGTGCCCAGCTTTGATATGTTCCAGGCACCCACGCGCTTTAGCGTGTGGGCGGTGTTCGCGCTGAGCCTGCTGGCTGGCCTGGGCGTACAAGCCTGGCGCCCGCCGCAAGGCCGCAGCCTGTACTGGAGCCGGCTGGCGGTGGCCGGGGCGCTGGCCGTGATCCTGGGGGGTCTGGCCGCCGAGGCTCTGCGCCGCGCGGGGCAATTTAGCTTTCCAGCCAGTTACAGCCAGGCGATGGTGTGGCTGGGCGTCAGCCTGCTGCTGCTCAGCGTGCTGCAGCTGCGCGCCGCACAACTGCCGGAGCCGCGGCGCAGCTGGCTGCTGGCGCTCATCGTGGCGGGCGAGTTGCTGGCGGCGGGCTGGGGGCTCAACCCTGCTGCGCCACTGGCGGTGTATCGAGCCATGCCGCTGCCAGCCGCAGTGGGCGCGCAGTTACAGCCGGGCCGCCTCTATCTGCCGGCGGAGGATGAGCGCCGCCTCAAGTTTGAGCAGCTTTTTCGCTTCGATACGTTTAGTAGCGCGGCGCCAGAGGCGGTGCGCGCCAGCCTGTTGCCCAACACCGGCTTGCTAGCGCCGATTGCCAGCGCCAACAACTTTGATCCTTTGCTGCCAGCCGGATATGTAGAATGGATCGCCGCGCTGGAGGCTGCCGCGCCATCCACGCAGGCTGGCATGCTGGCGCTAATGAACGTCAGTATGCGCCAGCATGTGGATGCAGATGGCGCCGTGGGCTTTGAGCCGGTGCCCGCCTTGCCGCGCGTGCAAGCCTATCGCTGCCCGCTGCCCAGCGCGCTGGCCGCGCCGGTGGTGCTGCCGGCGCCCGCCTGTAGCTTGGAGGCAAAGCTGGCGCTCGTGCACAGCAGTGCCAACCGGGTGACAGTGCACAGCCTGGCCAGTGAGCCCGGCTGGCTGCTGCTAGCGGATACGTACTATCCCGGCTGGGTAGCTCTGCTGGATGGCGCCCCGGCGGATATCAGCCCGGCGTATGGAGTCTTCCGCGCGGTGGAGCTGCCCGCGGGCGAGCACCAGCTCGAGTTTGTATATCGCCCGCTGAGTTTTTATCTCGGCCTGGCCAGTAGTAGCCTGGCCGGGCTGTTATGCTTGGTGCTATGGCGACGCACACCGCGCTAA